The following proteins are encoded in a genomic region of Natrinema sp. DC36:
- a CDS encoding ABC transporter ATP-binding protein codes for MSNADWDEDDPFEEQRAEIENPMKRLFLEYGSNYTSAAAIGVVASFFARILDLLPALMLGVAIDAVIRREIPYAEAFPIGGGLIGPYVPEGRLAQFWLTIGIIAGAFLCSAVFHWTRNWGFNIFAQNVQHDIRTDTYDEMQRLDMGFFADKQTGEMMSILSNDVNRLEKFLNDGMNSLFRLLVMVLGIGGLLFAINWQLALIALLPVPLIAVFTYLFIQTIQPKYAQVRSTVGKVNSRLENNLGGIQVIKSSTTEEYESERVEDVSRDYFDANWGAIRTRIKFFPSLRVLAGIGFVITFLVGGLWVISGPPGPFSGELSTGMFVVFILYTQRFIWPMAQFGQIINMYQRARASSERIFGLMDEPNRVGEEPNAPDLEVTEGRVEYDDVSFSYGDREAERTIGESIEEHPDSGDAETILEGIDFTVDGGETLALVGPTGAGKSTVLKLLLRMYDVDEGAIRVDGQNVEDVTLRSLRESLGYVSQDTFLFYGSVEENITYGTFDASREDVIEAAKMAEAHDFITNLPEGYDTEVGERGVKLSGGQRQRLSIARAILKDPDILVLDEATSDVDTETEMLIQRSIDELAADRTTFAIAHRLSTIKDADQILVLEGGEIVERGTHDELLANDGLYSHLWGVQAGEIDELPEEFIERAQRRQARTEVEQTDD; via the coding sequence ATGAGTAACGCCGACTGGGACGAGGACGATCCCTTCGAGGAACAGCGGGCGGAGATCGAGAATCCGATGAAGCGGCTGTTCCTCGAGTACGGGTCGAACTACACGAGCGCCGCCGCCATCGGCGTCGTCGCGAGCTTTTTCGCTCGGATCCTGGACCTGCTTCCGGCGCTCATGCTGGGGGTCGCGATCGACGCCGTGATCCGCCGGGAGATTCCGTACGCCGAGGCGTTCCCGATCGGCGGAGGGCTCATCGGCCCCTACGTCCCGGAGGGGCGGCTGGCACAGTTCTGGCTGACGATCGGGATCATCGCGGGTGCCTTTCTCTGTTCGGCCGTGTTCCACTGGACCCGAAACTGGGGGTTCAACATCTTCGCTCAGAACGTCCAGCACGATATCCGGACCGACACCTACGACGAGATGCAGCGCCTGGACATGGGATTTTTCGCCGACAAGCAGACCGGCGAGATGATGTCGATCCTCTCGAACGACGTCAACCGCCTCGAGAAGTTTCTGAACGACGGGATGAACTCCCTCTTTCGGCTGCTCGTGATGGTGCTGGGAATCGGGGGACTGCTGTTCGCGATCAACTGGCAGTTGGCCCTGATCGCGCTCCTCCCGGTGCCGCTGATCGCCGTCTTCACCTACCTGTTCATCCAGACCATCCAGCCCAAATATGCTCAGGTCCGCTCGACCGTCGGGAAGGTCAACTCCCGACTCGAGAACAACCTCGGGGGCATTCAGGTCATCAAGTCCAGTACGACCGAGGAGTACGAATCCGAACGGGTCGAAGACGTCTCTCGAGACTACTTCGACGCCAACTGGGGCGCGATTCGGACCCGGATCAAGTTCTTCCCCAGCCTGCGCGTGCTCGCGGGAATCGGCTTCGTCATCACCTTCCTCGTCGGCGGCCTCTGGGTCATCTCGGGCCCGCCCGGACCGTTCTCCGGCGAACTCAGTACCGGGATGTTCGTCGTCTTCATCCTCTACACTCAGCGCTTCATCTGGCCGATGGCCCAGTTCGGGCAGATCATCAACATGTACCAGCGCGCTCGCGCCTCGAGCGAGCGCATCTTCGGGCTGATGGACGAACCGAACCGGGTCGGCGAGGAACCGAACGCGCCAGACCTCGAGGTAACCGAGGGCCGCGTCGAGTACGACGACGTTTCGTTCAGCTACGGCGATCGCGAGGCGGAACGGACCATAGGCGAGTCAATCGAGGAGCACCCGGACTCGGGAGACGCGGAGACGATCCTCGAGGGGATCGATTTCACCGTCGACGGCGGCGAGACGCTCGCGCTGGTCGGTCCCACGGGGGCCGGCAAATCGACGGTGCTCAAACTCCTCTTGCGGATGTACGACGTCGACGAGGGGGCGATCCGCGTCGACGGACAGAACGTCGAAGACGTCACGCTCCGCAGCCTCCGCGAGTCGCTGGGCTACGTGAGTCAGGACACCTTCCTCTTCTACGGCAGCGTCGAAGAGAACATCACGTACGGCACCTTCGACGCGTCCCGCGAGGACGTGATCGAGGCCGCGAAGATGGCCGAGGCTCACGACTTCATCACCAACCTGCCCGAGGGGTACGACACCGAGGTCGGCGAACGCGGGGTCAAACTCTCCGGCGGCCAGCGCCAGCGGCTCTCGATCGCCCGCGCGATCCTCAAAGACCCCGACATCCTCGTGCTAGACGAGGCGACCAGCGACGTCGATACCGAGACGGAGATGCTTATCCAACGATCGATCGACGAACTCGCAGCGGATCGGACCACCTTCGCCATCGCTCACCGGCTCTCGACGATCAAAGACGCCGATCAGATCCTCGTCCTCGAGGGCGGCGAGATCGTCGAACGAGGGACGCACGACGAACTGCTCGCGAACGACGGACTCTACTCGCACCTCTGGGGCGTCCAGGCCGGCGAGATCGACGAACTTCCCGAAGAGTTCATCGAGCGGGCTCAGCGCCGGCAGGCACGAACGGAAGTAGAGCAAACGGACGATTGA
- a CDS encoding phosphatase PAP2 family protein has translation MYRGAGVLEAVRDLVPEWGAVLAAAVTQLGDGWFLLVLGIGASWTVAWRRTARRGRWLERDRRARQSDGPWFVAVIVGGLAVMTTLKHFFALPRPDLATLDPVVLPSSMQSLYLSIASAGGYGFPSGHAVGATVTYGLFALALDAGTRRLRLAVAGVIVAAVSLTRLVLGVHYPLDVVAGIVVGSGYLAVTWWLLERSPFDRTVTAFALALGLAGVAAVASGRADSAVAYVALAAGGLAGWTAANGVPMRVSTPVERHRVELLMAVVTLTAVGGFGVLGGRPRLVASAMLLGLLSALPAAVFPRLATDETTAP, from the coding sequence ATGTATCGCGGCGCTGGCGTTCTCGAGGCTGTCCGCGACCTCGTCCCGGAGTGGGGCGCGGTCCTCGCCGCGGCCGTGACCCAACTCGGCGACGGCTGGTTCCTGCTCGTACTCGGGATTGGCGCGTCGTGGACCGTCGCGTGGCGACGCACGGCGCGACGCGGCCGGTGGCTCGAACGCGACCGTCGCGCCCGGCAATCGGACGGCCCCTGGTTCGTCGCCGTCATCGTCGGCGGGTTGGCGGTGATGACGACATTGAAGCATTTCTTCGCGTTACCGCGTCCCGACCTCGCGACGCTCGATCCAGTCGTCCTCCCGTCGTCGATGCAGTCGCTGTACCTCTCGATCGCGAGCGCCGGTGGCTACGGGTTTCCGAGCGGTCACGCAGTCGGCGCGACCGTCACCTACGGGCTGTTCGCGCTGGCACTCGATGCGGGGACGCGGCGACTCCGTCTCGCGGTCGCCGGCGTGATCGTCGCGGCGGTTTCGCTCACTCGGCTCGTTCTCGGCGTCCACTACCCGCTCGACGTCGTCGCGGGGATCGTCGTCGGGAGCGGATATCTCGCCGTGACGTGGTGGCTCCTCGAGCGATCGCCGTTCGATCGGACGGTCACCGCGTTCGCGCTCGCGTTGGGACTGGCCGGCGTCGCCGCGGTCGCCAGCGGACGCGCGGACAGCGCCGTCGCGTACGTCGCGCTCGCGGCCGGTGGGCTCGCGGGGTGGACGGCCGCGAACGGCGTACCGATGCGCGTATCGACGCCCGTCGAGCGGCACCGAGTCGAACTGCTGATGGCCGTCGTCACCCTCACTGCCGTCGGCGGCTTCGGCGTTCTCGGCGGCCGGCCGAGACTGGTCGCCTCGGCGATGCTCCTCGGACTCCTGTCGGCGCTTCCGGCCGCCGTGTTCCCTCGGTTGGCGACCGACGAGACGACCGCACCCTGA
- a CDS encoding DUF192 domain-containing protein has translation MALERVWKGLLVLAVVAAVGIVLVQAGLVSVPWGPDDGEVRILDDGSDDDPSADADPESGNGGSAEGEGTNGSDGSDGDAGPEPKAVVDVEIADDRQERYTGLSDHESLEPGNGMLFVHNQERDLTYVMREMDFDIDIIFINADREITTIHHARAPGPDEDGNDLEYSGRGKWVLEVPRGYANETGIEVGDEVEIDLESNQTTITSAGSGSLERVAATVDREPTTPAAVDASRISARR, from the coding sequence ATGGCTCTCGAGCGCGTATGGAAAGGGCTCCTCGTCCTCGCCGTCGTCGCAGCTGTTGGTATCGTCCTCGTACAAGCTGGCCTCGTCTCCGTCCCCTGGGGCCCTGACGATGGCGAGGTTCGGATCCTCGACGATGGATCCGATGACGACCCAAGCGCTGACGCGGATCCCGAATCGGGCAACGGAGGTAGCGCCGAGGGTGAAGGGACGAACGGAAGCGATGGGAGCGATGGGGATGCTGGCCCAGAACCCAAGGCCGTCGTCGATGTCGAAATCGCAGACGATAGGCAGGAACGCTACACTGGGTTGAGCGATCACGAGTCCCTCGAGCCGGGTAACGGGATGTTATTCGTCCACAACCAGGAGCGAGACCTGACCTACGTGATGCGCGAGATGGACTTCGACATCGACATCATCTTCATCAACGCCGATCGAGAGATTACGACGATTCACCACGCTCGCGCGCCCGGCCCTGACGAGGACGGCAACGATCTGGAGTACTCCGGGCGCGGCAAGTGGGTACTCGAGGTGCCACGCGGCTACGCGAACGAGACGGGGATCGAAGTCGGCGACGAAGTCGAAATCGACCTCGAGTCGAACCAGACGACCATTACCAGTGCCGGATCCGGTTCACTCGAGCGCGTCGCCGCGACTGTAGATCGCGAGCCGACCACGCCAGCAGCGGTCGACGCCAGCCGTATTTCGGCTCGTCGGTAA
- a CDS encoding Yip1 family protein, whose translation MSPRTPLLKPGDYFSDREDVHLPSLAVFTLFVVASVVMTVVMIQLLFDQITGVSKGTRRGVLLLTIPGIVVSLVIGWFVVAAIMHFLGGKASNTGTFADALAVAGWAYAPNLLAVPFRVFQFRSKIESRTINATDPAQLEAQLEAMQWGSGRVEVLIYLVVIGWSVYILAHGISNTHNASYGNAISAAVLVGIGSFLLGLM comes from the coding sequence ATGAGTCCGCGAACACCGCTCCTGAAACCAGGCGACTATTTCTCGGATCGCGAGGATGTACATCTTCCCAGCCTCGCCGTGTTTACACTTTTCGTCGTTGCGAGCGTCGTGATGACGGTCGTGATGATCCAGTTGCTGTTCGACCAGATAACAGGCGTTTCGAAGGGCACTCGGAGGGGAGTGCTCTTACTCACGATCCCTGGAATAGTGGTCAGTCTCGTCATCGGCTGGTTCGTCGTCGCTGCGATTATGCATTTTTTAGGCGGGAAGGCGTCGAACACGGGGACGTTTGCCGACGCCCTCGCCGTCGCCGGCTGGGCGTACGCTCCGAACCTCCTCGCTGTTCCGTTCCGGGTATTTCAATTCCGGTCAAAAATTGAGTCCAGAACGATCAATGCGACAGATCCGGCGCAGCTCGAGGCCCAACTCGAGGCGATGCAATGGGGATCCGGAAGAGTAGAAGTTCTCATCTATCTGGTCGTGATCGGTTGGAGTGTCTACATCCTCGCACACGGCATCTCGAATACCCACAACGCCTCCTACGGGAATGCAATAAGTGCCGCCGTACTCGTCGGTATCGGCTCGTTTCTGCTCGGACTGATGTAA